In a single window of the Nitrospirota bacterium genome:
- a CDS encoding Lrp/AsnC family transcriptional regulator, with translation MPERAYVLINVMPGQTANVVLALSTIKEIKTIDACWGKPDIFTVVEVSDQDALSTLVLAKIHAIEGVAQTDTHLVYRLKK, from the coding sequence ATGCCTGAACGAGCCTATGTGCTAATCAACGTGATGCCGGGGCAGACCGCCAACGTGGTTCTGGCCTTGTCGACGATCAAAGAAATCAAAACCATCGATGCCTGTTGGGGCAAGCCGGACATCTTCACCGTGGTCGAGGTGTCCGACCAGGATGCCCTCTCCACGCTGGTGCTGGCGAAAATCCACGCCATCGAGGGGGTTGCACAGACCGACACCCATCTGGTCTATCGGCTGAAAAAATAG